TGTACCCCTAGCCCTAAAAAGCTAAGAACAGACTCAACGATAATTAAGTTACCCACACTCAATGTTGAAGCAACGATAATCGGACCAAGTGCATTAGGCAAAATGTGGTTAAAAATAATACGATTCGTTCTCATACCTAACGTTTTGGCAGCCAATACATACTCTCTTTCACGCAAACTTAGAAATTCGCCTCGGACGAGTCTAGCTGTACTCATCCACCCTAATGAAGCTAAAAATATGATTAATAAGCTTACACTTGGACTGAAAAAAGCAATTAATAAAATAAGAAGAAAAATATTAGGGAATGAAATAAGAATATCAACGAGTCGCATAATCAAATTATCTATCCGACCACCGAAATAACCGGCTAATGATCCCATAACAGTACCAATTATAGCGCCGCCAAGCATCGCTAAAAATCCAACAAGTAAGGAAACTCTCGCTCCGTATAATACACGGCTGAAAATATCTCGACCGAAGTCATCCGTCCCCATAATAAATTCCGTACTAGGAGGTGCCAGTCTGTTCAGCAAGTCCATTTCTACGTTACGAGGGTCTTGCGGTGCAATTAAAGGAGCGAAAACGGCCATCGTTACAATAATCAACAGCACGATCCCACCTACAACGGCTAATTTATTCTTAAAGAACTTTTTCAAAATAATACGTGTCATTGTTTCTGGTTTTTTCTTTAATTTATGTTCTGCCGGGCCTTCCGGTGGTGTCATTGATGGCATTTTAACTGGTTCTTGTTGCATATGACCGTTCCTCCTTAATACTCAATTCTCGGGTCAAAAATGGCATAAGCAATGTCTGCCAACAGATTCCCAACCACCACTAACACTGCGGAAATCATAGTGATCCCCATAATGACAGGATAGTCACGTTGAAAAACTGATCCGATAAGTAAGTCTCCTATCCCCGGCCAAGAAAAAATTCTTTCCACTACAACAGACCCCGCAAAGAAGGACGGCAACATTAACCCGAAAATTGTAATAATCGGAATTAAACCGTTTCGCAGCCCATGTTTGTAAATGACTGTGTTCTCTTTAAACCCTTTCGCTCTAGCGGTCCGCATGTAATCCTGTTGAATGACCTCAAGCATACTGGACCGACTGTAACGAGTGAGTCCGGCCATATCAGCTGTAGCCAATACTAGGGCAGGCATCAATAAATGATGAAGCCTGTCTAAAATACTAAACGGCTCATTAAGCGTAGCTATTCCCCCGGATGGCATCCAGCCTAAATTAACAGAGAAAAACATAATTAATAATAGCCCTATCCAAAAGTTAGGTGTCGCCACTCCTACAAATGCCGCAACAGTCACCGAGTAATCAGTTAATGAATACTGTCTACGAGCAGATACGATCCCTAATGGAATTGAAATAAGGATGGCTAGAATCGTAGAAGCTCCCATGAGAATCAGTGTGTTTGGCAATCGGTTCATAATCATTTCACTCACAGGCATCCCAACTCTAACGAGTGAATACCCCATATCACCTTGAAGCATCGCTCCCATCCACTTCACATATTGAACTGGAATCGGATCATTTAACCCATACCTCTCTTCAAATGCTTCCCTCACTTCAGGGCTAATGTCAGGTGACATCATCATAGACGAGGGACTTCCTGGAGCCAAATGCATCACCGAAAACGTAAGAATTGAAATACCAATTAATATAGGGATAGCCATAATAACACGTCGTATAATATACGAAAGCATGATCTGCCTCCTTTTCTTGTTTAAAATGAGTTTATGTAGCTACATGTCCCGTTCTAAAAGAAGGGCGTTGATGGCGTAACTTTACTTATACTATCACTTATTAAGACTTCTATTTTTTTTGATAGGATAAAGAAAATCTGCCAACAACACATTTATCCCCTGCATGTTCACTTATCTTATAGACCCTATACACATTCTTAAATAAGAACAGGAAGGCTCTAAAGTAGTCAGCATTCCAAATACAATAGAAGCCCTTCCCGTCTTAAAATCATGTCACACAACTCACTTTTTCAAATGACTGGAACGTTATAAATTGATTTATTTACTCTGAATAATACCAATCTTGTGGTCGATAAAAATTCAGACGTGGGTGATGAACGAACCCTTCAAGGTTTGGCGGAATGGCTTTTAAATCATTCGGATAGTAAAGGAACGTGTATGGTTGATCCTCTGCAATCGTTTCAAAGATCTCATGAAGCGCTTCCGCACGCTCATCCCGATCTACGATTGAGACGTTTTGATCGATCAACTCATCCACATCATCACGAGCGTATGCAATGTTATTTAATCCCGCTTCAATTTCTTTTGAATGCCAGATCGCTCCTGGGTCAGGGTCAGTTCCTAAAGCCCAACCTAGGATAACTGCATCAAAGTCAAAGTTCGGTGGATTGATTTGGTCAAGGAATGCTCCCCACTCTACGTACTCCACTTCTACTTCAACACCAACCTCATTTAACATCGACTGGATGACAACAGAGATGTCTTCCCGAATTTGGTTACCTGAATTAGTTTTTAGCGTGAAAGAGAAGCGTTCGCCGTCACGCTCAAGAATACCATCTGCGCCTTCTTCCCAACCGGCTTCTGCTAGTAACTCGCGCGCTTTTTCTGGATCATATTCAAATTCTGGCATCTCATCTGGATAAGCCCAGCTAAGTGGACTCACAGGACCATGAGCCACCTCACCTTGCCCTTGTCCCACTTGTTCGATAATTGTTTGCCGATCAATCGCATGGGTTAACGCTTGACGTGTTTCTTTATCAGAGAACATATCTAAACGAAGGTTGTAACCCATGTAGTTATAGCTGTAACCTAACGTCGACTGTAAATTAATTAATCCTTGCTCCTCCCAGCCTTCTGCCGTTGAATAATCAGTAGCTGGAATAATTCCTAAGTCCACATCGCCGCCTTCAATTTGGGCCATTAGGGCGTTTTGATCACCGACGATACTTATCGTTATGCGATCTAAATTAGGAGCACCTTCCCAATAATCTTCATAGGCTGTCAGCTGAACGTATTGACCATCCTCCCAAGAATCAAATTGGTAGGGACCAGAGCCGATTGGATTGCGCCCAAACTCGTGTTCTTCAAGGTCTGCCGCACTGACACCTTCTAGGATATGCTTAGGTAAAATACCAAATCCAATATTGGAAATAAATCGA
The DNA window shown above is from Salipaludibacillus agaradhaerens and carries:
- a CDS encoding peptide-binding protein; amino-acid sequence: MLKRKKHIWSLAATTLAMSAILAACGGDNNLEDAMQDERNNEEANNAEDNANNDATEGEPQEGGDITIGVISDPVSFMTTHSQDTSSGDIEDMIYSQLVRVDENIEMQPELAIDWEESDDGLTYTFDIHEDVTFHDGEPLTAEDVEFTFNIFIDEDYTGPRAGYFSALEEVEALDETTVEFRLSEPDARFISNIGFGILPKHILEGVSAADLEEHEFGRNPIGSGPYQFDSWEDGQYVQLTAYEDYWEGAPNLDRITISIVGDQNALMAQIEGGDVDLGIIPATDYSTAEGWEEQGLINLQSTLGYSYNYMGYNLRLDMFSDKETRQALTHAIDRQTIIEQVGQGQGEVAHGPVSPLSWAYPDEMPEFEYDPEKARELLAEAGWEEGADGILERDGERFSFTLKTNSGNQIREDISVVIQSMLNEVGVEVEVEYVEWGAFLDQINPPNFDFDAVILGWALGTDPDPGAIWHSKEIEAGLNNIAYARDDVDELIDQNVSIVDRDERAEALHEIFETIAEDQPYTFLYYPNDLKAIPPNLEGFVHHPRLNFYRPQDWYYSE
- a CDS encoding ABC transporter permease translates to MLSYIIRRVIMAIPILIGISILTFSVMHLAPGSPSSMMMSPDISPEVREAFEERYGLNDPIPVQYVKWMGAMLQGDMGYSLVRVGMPVSEMIMNRLPNTLILMGASTILAILISIPLGIVSARRQYSLTDYSVTVAAFVGVATPNFWIGLLLIMFFSVNLGWMPSGGIATLNEPFSILDRLHHLLMPALVLATADMAGLTRYSRSSMLEVIQQDYMRTARAKGFKENTVIYKHGLRNGLIPIITIFGLMLPSFFAGSVVVERIFSWPGIGDLLIGSVFQRDYPVIMGITMISAVLVVVGNLLADIAYAIFDPRIEY
- the opp4C gene encoding oligopeptide ABC transporter permease; the encoded protein is MQQEPVKMPSMTPPEGPAEHKLKKKPETMTRIILKKFFKNKLAVVGGIVLLIIVTMAVFAPLIAPQDPRNVEMDLLNRLAPPSTEFIMGTDDFGRDIFSRVLYGARVSLLVGFLAMLGGAIIGTVMGSLAGYFGGRIDNLIMRLVDILISFPNIFLLILLIAFFSPSVSLLIIFLASLGWMSTARLVRGEFLSLREREYVLAAKTLGMRTNRIIFNHILPNALGPIIVASTLSVGNLIIVESVLSFLGLGVQPPTPSWGNMLQSAQNYTIMRDAWWYPVFPGLMIFITVLSINFVGDGLRDAFDPKIRS